The genomic interval CCGCGGCCGTGCATACGTTCTCGCACCTCTCGGCCTCCATCGTCCTCTCGCGTAAGCGGGCCAGCGAAGGGCTTTTCCCGGCGATCGACCCGCTTCAATCCAGCTCCAAGATGGCCACGCCGGGCATCGTCGGCGAGCGGCACTACGGCCTGGCGCAGGAGATCCGGCGGACGCTGGCGCAATACGCGGAGCTCAAGGACATCATCGCCATGCTGGGCCTCGAGCAGCTGTCTCCCGACGACCGCAACGTGGTCGCCCGCGCCCGCCGGCTGGAGCGCTTTCTCACGCAGCCCTTCTTCACGACCGAGCAGTTCACCGGGCTCAAGGGGAAGCTCGTCAGCCTCGATGACGCGCTGGACGGTTGTGAGCGCATCCTGCGCGACGAGTTCAAGGACTACCCGGAGAGCGCGCTTTACATGATCGGGCCTATCAGCGAGGCGAAGGGAAAGGCAAAAGCCGGGCCGCCGTCCGCCGGCCAGACGCCCGGGTCTCCAAGCGAAGCCAAGGCCGATTCGAAGCCCGACGCCGAGTCCATGGCCGAAGCTGCGTCCGCACCGCAGCCGAAGCCCGGGGCAAGATCTCAACCGAAGGTCGAACCTGGGGCCGACGCTCATGAACCTTAGGGTTCTCCTGCCCTTCGAGATCTTCGCCGAGAAGACCGGCGTGTCGCGCGTGGTCGCGGAGACGCGCGAGGGCTTCTTTGGACTGCTGCCACACCGACTCGACTGCGTGGCGGCGCTCACGCCGGGGATCCTGACCTACGAAAGTGAAGCAGAGGGCGAGGTCTACGTGGCCGTGGATGAGGGCGTGCTCGTCAAGGCCGGCCCGGACGTGCTCGTCTCCGTTCGACGGGCTTTTAGCGGAAACGACCTCGCCGAATTGCGTGATTCGGTGGAGCGCGAGTTTCTGACCCTGGACGAGCACGAGCAAAGCGTCCGTTCGGTCATGGCGAAGCTGGAAGCGGGATTCCTACGCCGCTTCGCGAGCTTTCAACATGAATGACGACTCGGCCAGGAAAGCCTCGCCAGAGAGGCCGACGCTCGCCCAGCAGATCGGCGCGAAGGCGGCGCGCAAGCTCAAGGCACGGGGCAACTCCACGCGGGGCGTGTGGTTCGGCCTGGGCATGATGGGGCTCGTCGGCTGGTCGGTCGTCGTTCCGACGCTGCTTGGCGCAGGACTGGGCCTCTGGCTGGACGCGCACCACCCGGGCAAGCATGCCTGGACCCTGGCGCTGTTGGTGGTCGGGCTCGCGATCGGCTGCCTGAACGCGTGGCACTGGGTGGCCAAGGAAGACAGGGCGATGCGCGACGAACAGGACGCCGACGATGAATGAGCCCTTGGCGCTGGTTCTCGCGGGGATGGCGGGCTTCGTGCTCGGTGGGCTCTTCTTCGGCGGCCTTTGGTGGACGGTTCGGAAGGGCGTGTCGTCCAGGCAGCCGGCCCTCTGGTTCCTCAGCAGCCTGCTGCTGCGTGTCAGCACGGCGCTCGGCGGGTTCTGGTTCGTCTCCGGGGGTCGCTGGGAGCGGCTGGTCGCATGTGTGCTCGGGTTCATCGTCGCGCGGGTGGTCGTGACGCGGCTGAGCAGCGCGGCGGTGGAACACCCCCCCCGGCATAGAGAGGCTCGCGATGCGCCTTAGTCCCGACGAGATGATCTTCTGGCAGCACGGGTTTCTCAAGCTGAACGGCACGATCGTGTTCACCTGGGGGCTGATGCTCGTGCTGGCCGTCGGTTCGAGACTCGTCACGCGCGGACTCTCCACGGACCTGGTACGCTCGCGGTGGCAGAACCTTCTGGAAATCGTCGTCACCGGGATCGAGAAGCAGATCGAAGACGTCGGACTCCAGCACCCGGAACGGTATCTCGGCTTTCTGGGCACGCTCTTCCTGTTCGTCGGGCTGGCCAGCCTCTGCACGATCATTCCCGGCTACGAGCCGCCGACGGGCTCGCTCTCGACCACCGTGGCACTCGCGCTCTGCGTGTTCGTGGCCGTGCCGCTCTTCGGTATCGAGGAGCGGGGACTGGGCGGCTATCTGCGGTCGTACATGAAGCCCACCTTCATCATGCTGCCGTTCAACATCATCAGTGAAGTGTCGCGCACGCTGGCCCTGGCCGTCCGCCTGTTCGGCAACATGATGAGTGGGGCGATGATCATCGCCATTCTGCTGACCATCACGCCCTTCATCTTCCCGATCGTGATGACGGCGCTCGGTCTGCTCACCGGCATGGTGCAGGCCTACATTTTCACCATCCTGGCCGCTGTCTACATCGCGGCCGCCACGCGCACTCGCAAGGCGAAGGCCGCACCGGCGACCGCGACCTGAACCGCGGGGGAAGCAGTGAGGGACAGACCATGGATAGCATAACGACCATTGCGGTGGCTTCCATTGCCATCGCCGGCCTCACCACCGGCTTCGGTACGATGGGGCCAGCGCTGGCGGAGGGGAGGGCGGTCGCAACAGCACTCACTTCGCTGGCGCAGCAGCCAGACGCCTCCGCGACCATCACCCGGACGTTGTTCGTCGGCCTGGCGATGATCGAGTCCACGGCCATCTACTGCTTCGTGGTCTCGATGATCCTGGTTTTCGCGAACCCGTTCTGGAATCACGTCGTCGCGCAGGTGGCCGGGAAGTAGTCGATGCTGATCGATTGGTTCACCGTGGGCGCGCAGGCGCTCAACTTCCTGATCCTCGTCTGGCTGATGAAGCGCTTCCTCTACAAGCCGATCCTGCGCGCGATCGACGCGCGGGAGAAGCGGATCGCTGCGGAGCTCGCGGACGCGGACGCGAAGAAGGCCGAAGCGCAGAAGGAGCGTGACGGGTTCCAGCACAAGAACGAGGAGT from Verrucomicrobiota bacterium carries:
- a CDS encoding F0F1 ATP synthase subunit epsilon; translation: MNLRVLLPFEIFAEKTGVSRVVAETREGFFGLLPHRLDCVAALTPGILTYESEAEGEVYVAVDEGVLVKAGPDVLVSVRRAFSGNDLAELRDSVEREFLTLDEHEQSVRSVMAKLEAGFLRRFASFQHE
- a CDS encoding ATP synthase subunit I, translating into MNEPLALVLAGMAGFVLGGLFFGGLWWTVRKGVSSRQPALWFLSSLLLRVSTALGGFWFVSGGRWERLVACVLGFIVARVVVTRLSSAAVEHPPRHREARDAP
- a CDS encoding F0F1 ATP synthase subunit A, coding for MRLSPDEMIFWQHGFLKLNGTIVFTWGLMLVLAVGSRLVTRGLSTDLVRSRWQNLLEIVVTGIEKQIEDVGLQHPERYLGFLGTLFLFVGLASLCTIIPGYEPPTGSLSTTVALALCVFVAVPLFGIEERGLGGYLRSYMKPTFIMLPFNIISEVSRTLALAVRLFGNMMSGAMIIAILLTITPFIFPIVMTALGLLTGMVQAYIFTILAAVYIAAATRTRKAKAAPATAT
- a CDS encoding F0F1 ATP synthase subunit C; the protein is MDSITTIAVASIAIAGLTTGFGTMGPALAEGRAVATALTSLAQQPDASATITRTLFVGLAMIESTAIYCFVVSMILVFANPFWNHVVAQVAGK
- a CDS encoding AtpZ/AtpI family protein, with the translated sequence MNDDSARKASPERPTLAQQIGAKAARKLKARGNSTRGVWFGLGMMGLVGWSVVVPTLLGAGLGLWLDAHHPGKHAWTLALLVVGLAIGCLNAWHWVAKEDRAMRDEQDADDE